Proteins encoded together in one Lathyrus oleraceus cultivar Zhongwan6 chromosome 5, CAAS_Psat_ZW6_1.0, whole genome shotgun sequence window:
- the LOC127081472 gene encoding cytochrome c1-2, heme protein, mitochondrial-like codes for MARGVIQSLLRRKLQSHSLNPLFVSSIITKNDGVGSRSSRSLKALALIGAGVSELLGFATTTSVDEAEHGLASPSYPCPHEGILSSYDHASIRHGHQVYTQVCASCHFMSLISYHDLLGVAYTEGEVKAMAAEIEVEDGPNDEDEMFTRPGKLSDCFPHPYANESAVRFANGGAYPPDLGLVTEARHNGQNYVFSLLTGYHDPPVGVVIREGLHYNPHQPSCFRFLHSHTTSSRNYGHRFNHKTVIPFTNQVQQHQWLSHHHVLTILIRNNFVNAKQL; via the coding sequence ATGGCTAGAGGCGTTATTCAGTCGTTATTGAGGAGGAAACTCCAATCTCATTCTCTTAATCCTTTGTTCGTGTCATCCATTATCACAAAGAATGATGGTGTTGGTTCTAGAAGCAGCAGATCCTTAAAAGCCCTTGCATTAATTGGAGCTGGAGTCTCAGAGTTATTAGGTTttgcaacaacaacatcagttgatGAAGCCGAGCATGGTCTGGCTTCTCCAAGCTATCCATGTCCTCACGAGGGCATCCTCAGTTCATATGACCATGCTTCAATTCGTCATGGTCATCAAGTTTATACACAAGTTTGTGCTTCCTGTCATTTTATGTCTTTGATATCATACCATGATTTGCTTGGTGTTGCTTACACAGAAGGGGAAGTAAAGGCCATGGCTGCTGAGATTGAGGTGGAAGATGGCCCTAATGATGAGGATGAGATGTTCACACGTCCCGGTAAACTCAGTGATTGCTTTCCTCATCCATATGCAAATGAATCAGCTGTTAGGTTTGCTAATGGAGGAGCCTATCCTCCAGATCTAGGTCTTGTTACCGAAGCTCGTCACAATGGTCAGAACTATGTGTTTTCTCTTCTTACCGGTTATCATGACCCCCCTGTTGGTGTTGTGATTAGAGAAGGACTACACTATAACCCTCACCAACCGAGTTGCTTCCGATTCCTCCATTCTCACACCACCTCTTCAAGAAACTATGGCCATCGTTTCAACCATAAAACCGTGATTCCCTTTACAAACCAAGTCCAACAACATCAATGGCTCAGTCATCACCATGTGTTAACAATTCTAATTCGCAACAATTTTGTCAACGCAAAGCAACTTTGA